The sequence below is a genomic window from Zygosaccharomyces rouxii strain CBS732 chromosome D complete sequence.
GCATTGGCCCCAAAGATTAAGTGACACAGATGCTAAACGCATACCACCGGTACCGCAACTGAGCGCACTGAACTCATTGAAAGAGCGTAGAGAATATTGGTCACCATTCTTTTGTAATGAGTCGGATTTTTACAGGGTCATTCTTGATGAAGGTCAAAACATTAAGAATAAAAACACGCAATCTGCTAAGGCATGTTGTACTTTGAGTTCTGTTTACAGGTGGATTCTTTCAGGTACTCCAATTCAAAATAATATGAGTGAATTGTATTCATTAATTCGTTTTTTGAGAATCCCGCCATACCACAGGGAAGAAAGATTCAATGCTGACATTGGAAGACCTTTAGCTACTAATAGGAATGATCACTACAGTAACGAGGATAGGAAACGCACTATTAACAAAGTAAGAATCCTTTTGAAAGCTATTATGCTACGTAGGTCAAAGACTGATAAGATTGATGGTAAATCCATCTTAGAATTGCCGCCCAAACAGGTTAACGTTGATGAAGCCCAGTTACAAggtgatgaattggaattttatACCGCTTTAGAAAgtaaaaatcaaaaattggctCGTAAATTGTTAGAACGTAGGGTGAAAGGTAATTATTCTAGTGTTTTGACATTGCTATTGCGTTTAAGGCAAGCATGTTGCCATCCGGAATTGGTCAGAACGGGTGAACTAAAGGCTGAAGGTGCTAGGGTCGCTAATGGGAAGTCTTTTGCAAATGATTGGTTAAGATTATACGACAGAATTTTAAGAATGACatctgaagaaaaggaaactGTTTCTAGTTCTGCCGATGTAATGATCTGCTTCTGGTGTATGGAGCAACTGGAGCCTGAATCCTCATGTGTACTTACGGGATGTGGTCATTTACTGTGTGAAGCATGTGTGGAACCGTTTGTGGAAGAATCCGCCAATTATCCTAATGCCGAAAGGGATAACAGAGGACTTGCCAGTGTTCCTTGTAAGAAATGTGgtaaattgaccaaagaGACGGACGTTGTATCGTTTATCCTTTACGATCAAGTCGTAAATCAAGGATTTACCCAAGAGGATCTTCACGCTGAATATCAAAGAGAGATGGAAAGACAAAAATCAAGACTACAAGGAACTCGTGGGCCTGTcatggaaaatttggtaCCTTCTACCAAGATGCTTCAATGTATGAAATTAGTTCGTAATGTCGTGGAAAAAtcagattttgaaaagatcctAGTGTTCTCACAGTTTACTACTTTCTTCGATCTTTTCGAGCAATTCCTAAGCAAAGATTTGCAGGTGTCTTACTTGAAATATACAGGGAGTATGAATTCTCAGCAGCGTTCAGATATTATCAGCAGGTTTTATCGAGAATCCGATAAAAGGGTCCTGttaatttcaatgaaaGCGGGTAATTCCGGGCTAACGTTAACATGTGCTAACCATGTTATCATTGTAGATCCATTTTGGAATCCATTTGTGGAAGAACAAGCACAAGATCGCTGCTACAGAATTAGTCAAACAAGGGAAGTCTTTGTTCATCGTCTTTTCATTAAGAACAGCGTTGAAGACAGAATTGCTGAACTACaaaagaggaaaagagaTATGGTTGATGCTGCAATGGACCCAAGCAAGATGGATGGTATCAACAGGCTAGGAGCTCAAGAACTAGGATTTTTATTCGGCTTAAACTCATTATAAGAAGCGCTTTCTGgttatttttctttttttttttttgtgCGTGTATTTTGTTGGGAAACTATTTAACATTCCAGAATGATTGGTCGATTACTAACAAGAGGGAAGTATTTAGGTAAATATTAATTTCCAGTTGTAATATCAAGgtttattttattattcttattcttattcCTGATGTTCCTCCTTCAGGTCCAACTACACCTGTTTCTCGGAGTTCAACAAACCTCTCGGAAGAAATCCCGTTGGACATTAAAAAAGGTAATATGAGATTAGATGGGTTCTCCTTCTTAAAAGCTACTCTTAAATCCTTATCAGCGAATACATAAGAAAGTAGACCAATGCCTCAgctattgaaaagattagcGTTTCAAGTGGGTTCTGTGCCCAATGAAAGAACCACAACTTTTACCAGCATATCAAACGATGGTCATCACATCTCTTTGAGGCCACTAGtcaatttgaattcaaCATCCGAGGAGGAATTCCCATTTGAATGGGTTTTTGCAGGTTTAAATACCGGTGTTAGAGTGGTACCTATTAGTGAAGGAGTTGTTGAACaagattttaatttttggCTCGATACGAATTGTTACTTAAACTTGCCTAATACCCATAGAGGTGAAGTTAAAACAATTTGGACACAATGGGATTCGGGATCAGTAGctgaaaatggtgaagtCTTCCCCAATGGTCCTGACAATCCAGGCGTACcattttttgaattatGGCATCCATTGGATCCCAACCGTGTGGAACAAGTCTTGCTTAACGACCCATTGACAACTGCGGAAGCGACCAAGGCACGTTCTATTGTTTTCAAAGTTAGAGAAGGTCAAGGTTATGATGGATTAGTTATCGTAACCGGTAGATGGGCTCAAGGATTTCTAAGTAAGCAAGGGGATGCTACAGTTGATGGATTAAACTTCTTGAGGACTattgaattagaagatggtTCGAGAGAGGCACTCGTTCTTTATGGTTCtgatgctgaaaaatttccacaGGAATATCTTGGGTATGAATCAGGTGCTCATGTTGAAGTTCATGGTCTCAAGTGGGACGTTATCGAATCCAATTAGATTTGATTGTAACAGTTTATAGGAGTAAATGATTTGGTTGGAACGTTGAAGTAggagatttgaaaaaaattggacCCCTTCGATCAGGGATTCATCCTATGGTTCAGCTAAATCTATGGAGCGTAGCCCAGAGTATCTGATCTATGGCATGTCATTTATAGAGTAATACTAACTAATATATTACTATGGCGGCTATGATGTTATTGTCAATCTATTAGCAATTGAGTCTCAAAATTATTTTACTAAAAGGTCGATTGGAGAATCCATGACATATAAATGGATAATATATCTTCCTAAGGGCCATACGGCCTCTTGAGCACTTTTGTCATGACCTGCCCATGCTATGTGATTTATAAGACAGAGACATGTAATTCTAAAGATGGGGGAAGCATTGAAGCTATACCTCCTGGTACTTGGACTTGTTAGACTAGTCGTCATAAAGAAAGAGTGGCAAAGGTATAGTAATATCATATTCTCTTGGTCAGGATAAGTGCTCCTACAACACTATGTATATTATTCTTTCTTAATGTAAAGTTTTGTAATCCGATGTAGTGTAACGGCTATCACATCACGCTCTCACCGTGGAGACCGGGGTTCGACTCCCCGTATCGgaaattcttttttatttttgtcGCCAATTCGAAATAAATATCCTTTAAACGCTTGTGCTGGCACAGTATCAGTTGAAGTGGATTCTATACATTGCAGATAATACAAATGATAAAGTCATGCATGAACAAGTTCATGTTTCATCCGATGGACAGTTTGTGGATTCCAAAGGTCGTATTATTCAATTACGTGGAGTCAACTTAGATCCATGCGTAAAAATCCCCAAAGAACCCTATTTACCTACGCATGATTTTGCACAGGAGTCGATCTATTATGAAAAGGCAGGCAATGTTAATTTTAAGGGGCATCCAATGtctttagaagaaattgaatccCACGTAAAACGTATAAAATCTCTAGGTTATAATTCAGTTcgttttcttttcaattgggAAGCAATTGAACATGAAGGTCCTGAAATTTACGATTATGAATATATGGATTTTGCGATCGAACTTTTACAGAGAataaatgaaattggtggtCTTTATGTTTATCTAGATCCTCATCAGGACGTTTGGTCTCGTGCTTGTGGTGGTTCAGGTGCTCCATTATGGACACTGTACTGTGCAGGATTTCAACCATCCAGATTTGAAGTTACGGCGGCATCTGTCTTACATCATCATTTTACAAGAGATGCTAAACATTATCCAAAAATGTTATGGCCTACAAATTATTTTAAATTAGGTTCACAAACTATGTTTACATTGTTTTTTGCAGGTAAAGAGTTTGCCCCCAAATGCACAATTAATGGAATCAGTATTCAAGAGTATTTACAGGAAAGATTCATCTCAGCGGTAATGGTTTTTTATGAACGAATTCAAAAAAGTGCACCGGAGTTGTTTGAAAATAACTGCATCATTGGATTAGAAACGATGAATGAACCTAATCAAGGTTATTTAGGTGAAAAAGAATTAGGAGTTATTCCAAAGGAACGTAGTTTAAAGAGAGGTTTAACGCCAACTGCATTCCAATGTTTTAAAATGGGTCATGGCTATCATACACATGTTGACAATTACGACTTATCGATTTTTGGACCTTCGAAGAATGGTAATGTCAGAGTGGATCCCAAGGGTGAACGTTGTTGGCTAAATCAGAAGGaaagagatgaaattgattctcGCTACGGTTGGAAAAGGGGTAAAGAATGGTTAGCAGGTCAATGTATATGGAAATTACATGGTGTTTGGACAGACGAGGATAATCATCCGAAACTTTTAAACCCCAATTATTTTGCTAAATCGCCTTCAGGTCAAATTGTAGatgattattatttcaGCAATTATTATTTCTTAGATTTTTACAAATCATTTCGATCTAGATTTCGAAGTCTGGATTCTGAAAGATTACTATTCATGCAGTCACCGGTGTTTAAAACACCTCCAGAATTAGATAAACAAGATCTGTTGGATGGTAAAACGGTTTGTGCTACTCATTTTTACGATGGTATGTCACTAATGTTCAAAACTTGGAATAAACTACTTAACGTGGATACATTCGGTATCGTTAGGGGTAAATATTCTAATCCGGCATTCAGTGTTACCTTTGGCGAGAACAATATTCGTAAATCTCTCCGTAAACAATTAAGAGAAATGATTAGAGATGTTCGTTCAGCGTTGGGGGAAAGTGTTCCCGTTTTCTTTACAGAAATTGGTATGCCCTTTGATATGAATCATAAACGTGCATACGACAATGGTGACTATTCATCACAGATAGCTGCACTGGATGCATTGGGGTTTGCCCTAGAGGGTAATAACTTGTCTTATAGTCTGTGGTGTTATTGTCACAAAAATTCACACGAATTGGGGGATCTTTGGAATAACGAAGACTTTTCCATATGGTCTGCAGAAGATACTTATTTGGTAGGTCGTGATCCAAATATAAAATTAGAATTAGGTCCTGATGATATCCGTATCGCACCGAATGCACATTATGTCAAAGTGTCTCACATTCAAGATCTCTTAGATCTTCCAGGTGTTAAGAAAGATGCTCTTGATTTTAGCGGTATTCGGGGTCTAAGCGCCCTTTTAAGACCTTTCCCCATAAAAATAGATGGTAAATTCAAATCTGCAGAATTTATATTGAGCGAAAGGAAGTATGTCTTAGAAGTCATAGGTGAAAAGACTAATTCTCAGAGCTATATTTTCATACCAAGTTATCATTTCCCCTTGAAAGAACTTGTCAttgattcttcatcaagaCACCTAACTTTCGATCCTGACTATGGTATACTAAAATGGGCACACGGATCAGGACGTCATTATTTGGTAGTTAGTGTGGAAAGCGAAACTTCAAAGAGCGATGACTGTGTAATTGCTTAGCTAATAAACGAAGCattgatctttttcttttttttactattataatttggcaatttttctttattaaAAGTCAACTATTTGaccatcatcttcttcacgaTCTCTTTTCACGTTGCTCAATTCTTCCTTGACCAGTTTATTGATTTGTCTTTGAAATGCATCTAAAAATGGCTGTAATGACGTTTTGGAGATATCATGGTTTCTCAATTCCATCTCACTTTGTAGATCAATCAATCTAGGAGCCTTGGAAGGTACAAAATTCTCATCTATGGGGACACACACGTTACCGGTGCCTGGATGAATACAGAAGGGTGCCTTCAACAAGTGGTGTGTCTGTTTTGTCACTTCAACATCCAATTTAGGGTATAATGTCGAGATGACTAGATCTTCCTTGCATTCACGTAATCgattgataaattcttgttTCCTAGAGatcttcaattccttgGCGGCAATTGCATCTATATCACTCCATTTCTCTTTGCTTGATCTACCAGGGTGAGCCTTCCAATATCGAGATAAGGCTTCTATTAAATTTCTATCGTGCAGTCCAGGAAGCAACGTCTGCATCGCATGTGCATCATCCCTCCATGGATCTTGTTCCTCTAGGATTATTGCGGTGAAATGTGGCTTCAATTGTTCCAGAGATCTCGCTATATGGGGATGATAGGGTCTCAGTAGTGCTAGTCTTTTGTTAGCGGTACGATCTTTAACCACATTCATATAGTCTATTATATTActtctttgtaaattgtTCAAAGCACGAGCTCTTTTATCACTGACCCAACAGTGCGCACCACGTCTACCAGAGAAAACCCATAGGAAATTTTCGAATCCAAAGTCTTCTATAAGTGCAGTATTCATAATTGTCATCGCTAATGATATGAATTTCCAACATTTACCACATACTTGCGCTCCTGAACAACAGGTTCTGAAGGTATCGTAATCATCCATATCTATATCAAAAACCAACTCTTTTTCTAACGGTATCATTTCTGATTTAAGCAAGGAATCACGCTCCTGAGGTGGCTTATTGTAAATAgcaccaatttcaaatctatcAGGGTTAGCTTTGACAACTTGACTTTTAAATTCCTGTACACTACGATACGAATTATATCTTTTATAGGCACCGGATCTAAAGGCCATAGCTAATTCACGATTGATCATGTCCTTTCCTGGTTTTGGTGAATGatttaaccaattgaatATCTGTTTGAAAGGATAGATAAATTGGTAGTAGTACTGCATATCAGAGGAGCTGGGGGGTTGTGGTTTAGCAGCTTCATTGGGGGaaccattttcttcttcagtcATCCTGGTAACAATCCTAATGAACTTTTTTTAATTGATAATTGCTTTTATTATTCGTTGTAGTATTGTACAAgttcatctcatctcatctctcGTCGAGATTAAACGCGTTACGCATTCTGGTCACGTGATCAGATTCTATCATTTTATGCCAATAGCTTAGTAGAATTGAGAATGGGGGTCCAATTAACGAGTTATAAGGCTCTTGGATTACGGGCAAGCTTACGTCTTTGATAACaccttttttttgtttgttgtCATTTTACTGGAGATACCGAGCGCAAGAGCTAAACGTTTAACCAGAGGAATATCTTCCAAGAAAATCTAAATTGTAAatagaaattttatttcatgAATTACTGATACTATTTTCTGCCATATAGTGCCATTTTAAGAATTACCTGATTCCAAGGGGCACAAGAATACTCAACTTTCTGGaaatcaaacaattttccagaaaaattgggatTAGCCCCTGTCCAGGGGCTATTCACcttccaaaactttcatGAAAACTGCTGCGACACTCGTATAGAATCTTCGAATCTAATTCAAGACAGTATCCTCACAATATGTGTCGATATCGCTATACTTGTAGCTGCTTCTAGTAATATCTATTAATTTctagaatttttttttttattgaCACGACGACGCACTGACACTGCGACGGAAAATAGAAAAATGCTAGAAAATACTAGAGTTAAAATAAAAGTATTCAGAATCTAAGGATAACTGTACCCAGGTAAGAGGTATAAAAGGATGGCAAACTATACCAGAAGATAGATttgatttggaagatatgatttcaaaaaatcaagATCAAACAACAATTCTCAATAGACTAGCTACAATAAAACAAAATTAGAATCGAAATGTCTTTCAACTCACcatttttcagtttctttgaCGCTATTAACAACgaagtggaaaatttcaatagaATTTTGGACAATTCTGGTTTTAATGATTACTACCCACAGCGTCAAGTGACCACTGGTAAGAAGGCCAATGACAAAACATTGCAAAAAACCAATGCTGACGGTAAGTGGGTCGACGATTGGTCATTGTTGCCCACAAGATTTGGATCAAGTGGAATAATTCCAGCTGTGGATCTATTGGAACATGAGAAGAATTATGAATTAAATGTTACCATCCCAGGTGTGAAAGATAAAAAAGATATTAACTTGGAATATCACAAGGAAGCCAACCAGATTATTGTTAGCGGTGAGATTCCATCAACCGTTACGGAGGAAAACAAGGATAAAGTGAGAGTCAAAGAAGTTGCATTCGGTAAATTTAAACGTGTAATTACATTACCAAAGGCACCTGGCGTAGATGCCGACAACATAAAGGCAGATTACAAGGATGGtatcttgaaattgaatgTGCCAAAGCTGGAACCTACTGAACCAGAAAACCAggtgaagaaaattgaaatttcttctacaaATTGAGGAGTTACACTTACATAATAACGCTGTTGGGACTGATTTTTTATAGGATACGTATTGATTTTAAGAATTTGATTTACTAAAGCAGCTGCTGGACAATGTAAACAGTTCTTGCCTGGACCATCTCGCGTGGATTtcaaatattattattattattattattattattattattattactgtcGCTGTCGCTATCGCTGTCGCTGACATTAATGGGTTACCCGACCAGACGAGGGTGGCAAAACTAAGGTTTTAAAGATTAAAGCTAACCTACGAACTATCGATACCAATGAGAAGCATATAGTCGAATAAATCCAAGCGCAGAGGTTTCGTTTAGCTTCAATTGTCATTATGGATATTATATTGGGTATTAGAGTACAGGACTCTGTCATACTGGCAAGTTCTAAAGCCGCCACTAGAGGTATATCGATTTTAAAGGAACAAGATGACAAGACAAGGGAACTATCACCTCATAACCTTATGAGTTTTGGCGGTGAGGCAGGTGATAGTGTTCAATTTGCCGAATACATCCAAGCCAACATTCAACTAT
It includes:
- the HRI1 gene encoding Hri1p (similar to uniprot|Q05905 Saccharomyces cerevisiae YLR301W Hypothetical ORF); translated protein: MPQLLKRLAFQVGSVPNERTTTFTSISNDGHHISLRPLVNLNSTSEEEFPFEWVFAGLNTGVRVVPISEGVVEQDFNFWLDTNCYLNLPNTHRGEVKTIWTQWDSGSVAENGEVFPNGPDNPGVPFFELWHPLDPNRVEQVLLNDPLTTAEATKARSIVFKVREGQGYDGLVIVTGRWAQGFLSKQGDATVDGLNFLRTIELEDGSREALVLYGSDAEKFPQEYLGYESGAHVEVHGLKWDVIESN
- the EGH1 gene encoding hydrolase (similar to uniprot|P40566 Saccharomyces cerevisiae YIR007W Hypothetical ORF), giving the protein MHEQVHVSSDGQFVDSKGRIIQLRGVNLDPCVKIPKEPYLPTHDFAQESIYYEKAGNVNFKGHPMSLEEIESHVKRIKSLGYNSVRFLFNWEAIEHEGPEIYDYEYMDFAIELLQRINEIGGLYVYLDPHQDVWSRACGGSGAPLWTLYCAGFQPSRFEVTAASVLHHHFTRDAKHYPKMLWPTNYFKLGSQTMFTLFFAGKEFAPKCTINGISIQEYLQERFISAVMVFYERIQKSAPELFENNCIIGLETMNEPNQGYLGEKELGVIPKERSLKRGLTPTAFQCFKMGHGYHTHVDNYDLSIFGPSKNGNVRVDPKGERCWLNQKERDEIDSRYGWKRGKEWLAGQCIWKLHGVWTDEDNHPKLLNPNYFAKSPSGQIVDDYYFSNYYFLDFYKSFRSRFRSLDSERLLFMQSPVFKTPPELDKQDLLDGKTVCATHFYDGMSLMFKTWNKLLNVDTFGIVRGKYSNPAFSVTFGENNIRKSLRKQLREMIRDVRSALGESVPVFFTEIGMPFDMNHKRAYDNGDYSSQIAALDALGFALEGNNLSYSLWCYCHKNSHELGDLWNNEDFSIWSAEDTYLVGRDPNIKLELGPDDIRIAPNAHYVKVSHIQDLLDLPGVKKDALDFSGIRGLSALLRPFPIKIDGKFKSAEFILSERKYVLEVIGEKTNSQSYIFIPSYHFPLKELVIDSSSRHLTFDPDYGILKWAHGSGRHYLVVSVESETSKSDDCVIA
- the PRI1 gene encoding DNA primase subunit PRI1 (highly similar to uniprot|P10363 Saccharomyces cerevisiae YIR008C PRI1 Subunit of DNA primase which is required for DNA synthesis and double-strand break repair) produces the protein MTEEENGSPNEAAKPQPPSSSDMQYYYQFIYPFKQIFNWLNHSPKPGKDMINRELAMAFRSGAYKRYNSYRSVQEFKSQVVKANPDRFEIGAIYNKPPQERDSLLKSEMIPLEKELVFDIDMDDYDTFRTCCSGAQVCGKCWKFISLAMTIMNTALIEDFGFENFLWVFSGRRGAHCWVSDKRARALNNLQRSNIIDYMNVVKDRTANKRLALLRPYHPHIARSLEQLKPHFTAIILEEQDPWRDDAHAMQTLLPGLHDRNLIEALSRYWKAHPGRSSKEKWSDIDAIAAKELKISRKQEFINRLRECKEDLVISTLYPKLDVEVTKQTHHLLKAPFCIHPGTGNVCVPIDENFVPSKAPRLIDLQSEMELRNHDISKTSLQPFLDAFQRQINKLVKEELSNVKRDREEDDGQIVDF
- the HSP26 gene encoding chaperone protein HSP26 (similar to uniprot|P15992 Saccharomyces cerevisiae YBR072W HSP26 Small heat shock protein with chaperone activity that is regulated by a heat induced transition from an inactive oligomeric (24-mer) complex to an active dimer induced by heat upon entry into stationary phase and during sporulation); translation: MSFNSPFFSFFDAINNEVENFNRILDNSGFNDYYPQRQVTTGKKANDKTLQKTNADGKWVDDWSLLPTRFGSSGIIPAVDLLEHEKNYELNVTIPGVKDKKDINLEYHKEANQIIVSGEIPSTVTEENKDKVRVKEVAFGKFKRVITLPKAPGVDADNIKADYKDGILKLNVPKLEPTEPENQVKKIEISSTN